One Natronomonas gomsonensis genomic window, TCACGCGTTCGTCCGTCGAACACGGACAGGCGGGCATCGGGGCTACCCGCTCCTCGAAGTTCGTCCCGCTCAAATAATCATGGGAATCAGCTACTCAGTCGACGCCGACCCCGAGAAGACGGCGAAAGCCATGCTTCGGGAGCGTCACATGAGCCACAAGCACAGCAAGGAGATCGCCCGCGAAATCAAGGGCAAGACCGCTTCGGATGCGGTCGAATACCTCGAAGCGGTCGTCAATGAGGAGAAGTCCGTTCCGTTCAAGTCCCACAACTCCGGTGTCGGTCACCGAAACGACATCGAGGGCTGGGACGCGGGACGGTACCCCAACAAGGCCTCGAAGGCCTTCCTCGACCTCCTGGAGAACGCCATCAACAACGCCGACCATCAGGGATTCGACGGTGAGGCGATGACCATCGCCCACATCGCCGCCCACAAGGTCGGCGAGTCGCCGGGACAGAAACCCCGCGCGTTCGGTCGCGCCTCGGAGTGGAACACTCCGCAGGTCGACGTCGAACTTATCCTCGAAAGCGAGGAGGAGAACGAATAATGGCAGACGAACACCAATTCATCGAGAACGGGCTTCAGCGAACCCAGATCGACGAGTTCTTCTCGGAAGAACTCTCCCGTGCCGGCTACGGCGGTATGGACGTCGCGAAGACGCCGATGGGCACCCAGATCGTGCTCAAGGCCGAAAAGCCCGGTATGGTCATCGGCAAAGGCGGGAAGAACATCCGAAAAATCACCACTGAACTGGAGGAGCGGTTCAACCTCGAAGACCCCCAAATCGACGTTCAGGAGGTCGACGAACCGGACCTCAACGCCCAAATCGTCGCCGACCGACTCGCCAACGCCCTCGAACGGGGTTGGTACTTCCGGAAGGCCGGCCACACGACCATCGACCGCATCATGGACTCCGGCGCACTCGGCGCCGAAATCGTCCTGAGCGGAAAGGTCACGG contains:
- a CDS encoding 50S ribosomal protein L22 gives rise to the protein MGISYSVDADPEKTAKAMLRERHMSHKHSKEIAREIKGKTASDAVEYLEAVVNEEKSVPFKSHNSGVGHRNDIEGWDAGRYPNKASKAFLDLLENAINNADHQGFDGEAMTIAHIAAHKVGESPGQKPRAFGRASEWNTPQVDVELILESEEENE